Proteins encoded together in one Planctomycetaceae bacterium window:
- the topA gene encoding type I DNA topoisomerase, translated as MAKNTSKESSGKNLVIVESPAKAKTINKYLGSDFIVHASMGHVRDLPSKGISVDIENNFEPTYEITAGRKKLVATLKAEAKHCKRLYLATDLDREGEAIAWHLSQVLGVDDEKTNRVVFNEITKKAIEQAFANPGKIDIDKVMAQQARRILDRIVGYQISPLLWKKVARGLSAGRVQSVAVKIIVDREREIRAFVPVEYWLIPAVFTSQIAKQKEYSEQWQEFTQAKDEKDKGPTLAQQQEWLAERSSFKADLATVDGKPYAADNAEQSKKIHEALRNANFVISDIQVKSSSSRPSPPFITSTLQQSASNRMGFAAKRTMRIAQQLYEGIDLGSMGALGLITYMRTDSTHLSPDAVNEARKYIGNNIGASYVPEKPNIYASGKNAQQAHEAIRPTDVDIVPEDIKDLLTEEQFKLYQLIWRRFIASQMAAAQWNTTTLEIAADTSVGKCTYKAQGRVLVFDGFTKVWYTGSAEQQLPPLKQGDKVAALDINAEQHFTKPPARYNEASLVKSLEKEGIGRPSTYASIISTIQDRGYVEQLERQFHPTDIGEVVTDKLSEFFPKIMDMAFTRYMEEQLDKIEEQHLNWINVLNEFYGPFKKDLENAGKEMVHAKAETTPSEYKCPKCDKELVYRFGKNGKFLSCSAYPDCKFASPCDKAGKMIVDEVTEHKCDKCGKPMIKKNGRFGAFLGCSDYPNCKTIMKIDKTGAVLPPAPPAEPTGIKCYKCQTGELVIRQSKKGPFMGCNKFPRCRTIVSMKKIDELKDLQAKGLWPPKNLEQADQLLGREKKTAAKKTAKPTKDKKEAAE; from the coding sequence ATGGCAAAAAATACTTCAAAAGAATCATCGGGAAAGAATCTTGTTATTGTTGAATCGCCGGCCAAGGCGAAAACTATAAATAAATATCTTGGCAGCGATTTTATCGTCCATGCGTCGATGGGACACGTCCGCGACCTGCCTTCAAAGGGCATCAGCGTTGATATAGAGAACAATTTCGAGCCTACATACGAAATCACTGCGGGCAGAAAAAAACTTGTCGCGACTTTGAAAGCCGAGGCCAAACATTGCAAGCGGTTATATCTGGCGACAGACTTGGATCGCGAAGGAGAAGCCATCGCATGGCATCTTTCGCAGGTGCTCGGCGTCGATGACGAAAAAACAAATCGTGTGGTTTTTAACGAGATCACAAAAAAGGCAATCGAACAGGCGTTCGCCAATCCAGGCAAAATCGATATCGATAAAGTTATGGCCCAGCAGGCGCGAAGAATACTCGACCGAATCGTGGGCTATCAGATTAGTCCGCTGCTCTGGAAAAAAGTTGCGCGAGGGCTTTCAGCAGGACGCGTGCAGTCTGTCGCCGTGAAAATAATTGTTGACCGTGAACGCGAAATTCGCGCATTTGTTCCGGTCGAATATTGGCTCATACCCGCTGTGTTCACAAGTCAGATTGCCAAACAAAAAGAATACTCCGAACAATGGCAGGAATTCACACAGGCCAAAGACGAAAAAGATAAAGGCCCGACGCTTGCCCAGCAGCAAGAATGGCTCGCAGAACGCAGTTCATTCAAAGCCGATCTGGCAACCGTTGACGGAAAACCTTATGCGGCGGATAACGCCGAGCAGTCTAAAAAAATTCACGAGGCCTTGCGCAACGCGAATTTTGTCATCAGCGATATTCAGGTGAAAAGTTCGAGTTCACGTCCGTCGCCGCCGTTTATTACATCGACGCTTCAGCAGTCTGCGTCGAATCGTATGGGCTTCGCGGCCAAACGAACAATGCGAATCGCCCAGCAGTTATATGAAGGTATAGACCTCGGCTCGATGGGTGCTTTGGGTTTGATTACTTATATGCGTACCGACAGCACGCATCTTTCGCCTGACGCGGTAAATGAGGCGAGAAAATATATCGGTAATAATATCGGCGCGAGTTATGTGCCCGAAAAACCGAACATCTACGCATCCGGCAAAAATGCCCAGCAGGCTCACGAAGCTATCAGGCCGACAGATGTTGATATCGTGCCCGAAGATATAAAAGATTTGCTCACGGAAGAGCAGTTTAAATTGTATCAACTGATTTGGCGAAGGTTTATCGCTTCGCAAATGGCAGCGGCGCAATGGAACACGACGACGCTTGAGATTGCAGCCGATACGTCTGTTGGTAAATGCACTTATAAGGCGCAGGGACGCGTGCTTGTGTTCGACGGCTTTACGAAAGTCTGGTACACAGGCTCGGCTGAACAGCAATTGCCCCCGTTGAAGCAGGGCGATAAGGTTGCCGCGCTTGATATTAATGCGGAGCAGCATTTCACAAAACCGCCTGCCAGATATAACGAAGCATCGCTTGTTAAATCGCTCGAAAAGGAAGGCATCGGCAGACCAAGTACTTATGCGTCGATTATCAGCACCATTCAGGACCGTGGCTACGTCGAACAGCTTGAAAGACAATTTCATCCGACGGACATCGGCGAAGTTGTTACAGATAAATTGAGCGAGTTCTTCCCGAAAATTATGGATATGGCGTTCACACGTTATATGGAAGAGCAGCTCGACAAAATTGAAGAACAGCATTTGAACTGGATAAATGTTTTGAACGAGTTTTACGGGCCGTTCAAAAAAGACCTCGAAAACGCCGGCAAGGAAATGGTTCACGCAAAAGCCGAAACTACGCCGAGCGAATATAAGTGTCCCAAGTGCGATAAAGAATTAGTTTACAGATTTGGCAAGAACGGTAAGTTCTTGAGTTGCTCGGCTTATCCTGATTGCAAGTTTGCGTCGCCTTGTGATAAGGCCGGCAAGATGATTGTCGATGAAGTAACAGAACATAAATGCGATAAGTGCGGCAAACCAATGATTAAAAAAAACGGCAGGTTCGGCGCATTCTTAGGCTGTTCGGATTATCCGAATTGCAAAACCATTATGAAGATTGACAAGACTGGCGCAGTTCTTCCACCGGCACCACCGGCCGAGCCGACAGGCATAAAATGCTATAAATGCCAGACTGGCGAGCTTGTGATACGTCAGAGCAAAAAGGGGCCGTTTATGGGATGCAATAAATTCCCGCGGTGCAGAACGATTGTCAGTATGAAAAAAATCGACGAGTTGAAAGATTTGCAGGCCAAAGGCCTATGGCCGCCGAAGAATCTCGAACAAGCGGACCAACTGCTCGGCAGAGAAAAGAAAACTGCCGCGA
- a CDS encoding XTP/dITP diphosphatase: MGKTSKILVATTNQGKLKELSEMLDFNVEWQSLADFPGVTEVEEDGKTFAENARKKALGYAKQTGLWTLADDSGLMVDALDGAPGVNSARFSSVVSPANTLAGSEHKNRTLLDHKNMAKLLDMLKDVPDEKRTARFVCHLCLASPEKSLIETFGTIEGVIIRQEQGTNGFGYDPVFYVPDMKKTVAELASDEKNKISHRGQAIENLKPLLQKLL, from the coding sequence ATGGGAAAAACTTCAAAAATCTTGGTCGCTACAACCAATCAAGGCAAGCTCAAGGAATTATCCGAGATGCTCGATTTTAATGTTGAATGGCAAAGTCTTGCGGATTTTCCGGGCGTAACAGAAGTCGAAGAGGATGGCAAAACTTTCGCTGAAAATGCGCGCAAAAAAGCCCTCGGATACGCAAAGCAGACCGGCCTTTGGACGCTTGCGGATGATTCAGGGCTGATGGTTGACGCTCTCGATGGCGCACCGGGCGTAAACAGCGCAAGATTCAGTTCGGTGGTTAGCCCTGCCAACACTTTGGCGGGGTCAGAACATAAAAACAGAACACTGCTCGACCATAAAAATATGGCCAAACTTTTGGACATGCTCAAAGATGTGCCGGATGAAAAACGAACCGCCAGATTTGTTTGTCATTTGTGTCTTGCCAGTCCTGAAAAATCGCTTATCGAAACTTTCGGTACCATCGAAGGCGTGATAATCCGACAAGAGCAGGGCACAAATGGTTTTGGATATGACCCGGTTTTTTACGTTCCGGATATGAAAAAGACAGTTGCGGAGCTTGCTTCAGATGAAAAAAATAAAATTTCACATCGTGGTCAGGCCATAGAGAATCTAAAACCTCTGCTTCAAAAATTACTATAA
- a CDS encoding GxxExxY protein — translation MKDYDELSGKVIGCAIEVHRNLGPGLLESAYERCLSFELLANNIHHTTQKALPVKYKNIPLDCDYRIDLLIEDKLIVELKSVETIVPIHEAQILTYMKLADIHTGLLINFNVPLLKEGIKRFIL, via the coding sequence ATGAAAGATTATGATGAATTATCAGGCAAAGTGATAGGTTGTGCGATAGAAGTTCATCGAAATCTTGGGCCGGGTTTGTTGGAATCTGCGTATGAAAGGTGCCTTTCATTTGAATTGTTGGCTAACAATATACATCATACAACTCAAAAGGCGCTTCCTGTAAAATATAAAAATATACCTCTTGATTGCGATTATCGAATAGATTTGTTAATCGAAGATAAGTTGATTGTCGAGTTAAAATCTGTTGAGACGATTGTGCCAATACACGAAGCACAAATTTTGACATATATGAAGTTGGCCGATATTCACACAGGCCTTTTAATAAATTTTAATGTTCCGCTTTTAAAAGAAGGCATCAAAAGATTTATTTTATAA
- the argF gene encoding ornithine carbamoyltransferase: MMKDFLSISSCQTEELLELLELSDSLKKFYKKGNRDLCLAGKSLVMLFEKPSLRTRMSFQIAMSQLGGSPIYVKPEDIGGIGKREPIKDMARVLDRMANGIMARTFAHDTVVELANYANIPVINALTDWSHPCQAMADIMTVREHFGKLEGVKIAYIGDGNNVARSLAFVCAKLKMKLVIASPKGYELDNESVVRTNEITPDTTTQMNSPAQAVKDAQVIYTDTWVSMGQEDEKQKRIADFQGFAVDAKLLSLAPDAKIMHCLPAYRGLEISDEAMECPNSIVFDEAENRLHFQRALLKKLLS, encoded by the coding sequence ATGAAAGACTTTTTATCGATTAGCAGTTGCCAAACAGAAGAGTTGCTTGAACTTTTGGAGTTGAGCGACTCTCTCAAGAAGTTTTACAAGAAGGGTAATCGGGACCTCTGTCTTGCCGGCAAGAGTCTTGTTATGCTTTTTGAAAAGCCGAGCTTGCGGACGCGGATGAGTTTCCAGATTGCGATGTCGCAGCTTGGCGGCAGTCCGATTTATGTCAAGCCCGAAGACATTGGCGGAATCGGCAAACGTGAACCGATAAAAGATATGGCTCGTGTTCTCGACCGTATGGCCAACGGCATTATGGCTCGCACTTTCGCGCACGACACTGTTGTTGAGCTTGCTAACTATGCCAATATTCCCGTCATCAACGCACTGACGGACTGGTCGCATCCGTGTCAGGCGATGGCGGATATTATGACGGTTCGTGAACATTTTGGAAAACTCGAAGGCGTGAAAATCGCATATATCGGCGACGGCAATAATGTTGCGCGTTCACTGGCGTTTGTCTGCGCGAAGCTGAAAATGAAATTAGTTATTGCTTCGCCGAAAGGTTATGAGCTTGATAACGAATCAGTCGTGCGTACAAATGAAATTACTCCGGATACAACAACGCAGATGAATAGTCCCGCGCAAGCGGTTAAAGATGCCCAGGTGATTTATACTGACACATGGGTCAGTATGGGGCAGGAAGATGAAAAGCAAAAACGCATCGCTGATTTTCAGGGCTTTGCTGTTGACGCAAAGCTTTTGTCTTTGGCTCCTGATGCGAAAATTATGCACTGCCTGCCGGCGTATCGCGGCCTGGAAATTTCTGATGAAGCGATGGAATGTCCGAACTCGATTGTTTTCGATGAAGCGGAAAACCGCCTGCATTTCCAGCGTGCGCTTTTAAAGAAACTTTTGAGCTAA